From Strix uralensis isolate ZFMK-TIS-50842 chromosome 1, bStrUra1, whole genome shotgun sequence, a single genomic window includes:
- the MPPE1 gene encoding metallophosphoesterase 1: MLSSSSTTVKNLPLKKRLSFLLKLVCFVSSVLIFCEFLIYYVVIFQCRWPEVKGGAHTGKKETSTSVLKAIILADTHLLGEIKGHWLDKLRREWQMERSFQTAVWLLQPDIVFILGDVFDEGKWSLPQAWADDVRRFRKMFKYPVSTELVVIVGNHDIGFHYEMTTYKVNRFEKVFNFTSGKLITRKGINFVLVNSVAMEGDGCAVCHTAEAKLVALSHRLNCSQQKPNHSNKRCSDVGKLPASEPILLQHYPLYRKSDAECSGEDSAPPEEKNIPFKEKYDVLSQEASQKLIWWFHPRLILSGHTHSACEVLHAGKIPEISVPSFSWRNRNNPSFIMGSITPTDFSLQKCFLPYESRVFTIYCAAGALLVILILAHFQLLTPPFYFAQRLISKHKAV, encoded by the exons ATGCTGAGTTCTAGCTCGACCACTGTGAAGAATCTTCCTTTGAAGAAGAGGCTCAGTTTTCTGCTGAAGCTTGTGTGCTTTGTCAGCTCAGTGTTAAtattttgtgaatttttaatttattatgtgGTAATTTTTCAATGCCGATGGCCAGAAGTGAAGGGTGGAGCTCACACGGGTAAAAAAGAGACCTCAACTTCAGTCCTAAAGGCCATAATTTTAGCTGATACTCACCTACTTGGTGAAATCAAAGGACATTGGCTGGATAAACTAAGAAG gGAATGGCAAATGGAGAGATCTTTCCAAACTGCCGTATGGTTACTGCAGCCAGATATTGTTTTTATTCTGGGAGATGTCTTTGATGAAGGAAAATGGAGCTTACCTCAG GCATGGGCAGATGATGTCAGGAGATTTCGGAAAATGTTTAAGTATCCAGTTTCTACTGAGCTAGTGGTTATTGTTGGGAATCATGACATTGGATTTCATTATGA AATGACTACTTACAAGGTAAATCGATTTGAAAAGGTTTTCAACTTTACTTCAGGAAAGCTAATAACTCGGAAAGGAATAAA CTTTGTCCTAGTGAACAGCGTGGCCATGGAGGGCGATGGCTGTGCTGTCTGCCATACCGCAGAGGCAAAGCTCGTGGCACTTTCTCACAGACTGAATTGCTCCCAGCAG AAACCGAATCATTCCAACAAAAGGTGCAGTGATGTGGGAAAGCTCCCAGCTTCAGAACCCATCCTTTTACAG CATTACCCCCTCTATCGGAAAAGTGATGCTGAATGCAGTGGAGAAGATTCTGCTCCTCCAGAGGAGAAGAACATCCCATTTAAAGAAAAGTATGATGTGCTGTCTCAAGAAGCATCGCAAAAG CTGATATGGTGGTTTCATCCCCGTTTGATTCTCAGTGGGCATACACACAGTGCTTGTGAAGTGCTGCACGCGGGGAAAATTCCAGAGATCAGCGTCCCGTCATTCAGTTGGAGGAATAGAAACAATCCTAGTTTCATCATg ggCAGCATAACACCAACTGACTTCTCCCTCCAAAAATGCTTCCTTCCGTATGAGAGCAGAGTCTTTACTATATACTGTGCAGCAGGTGCTCTGCTTGTCATCCTGATACTAGctcattttcagcttctcactCCACCATTTTATTTTGCTCAGCGTTTAATCAGTAAGCATAAAGCAGTATGA